The Haloferax volcanii DS2 DNA segment GAGCCGGCAGTCGCGAGTCGGCAATCCGCTGTCACGTCCGACCGTGACCGATGTCCGACCGTGAAGAATTATACGCACGCCGCGCGCACAACACGTCCATGAACGACGAGGAACTCGACGAACTCCGGTCGTCGCTCACGCCCTACGAGTCCAACGGCGGCGTCACCACCTACCAAAACACCGTCTCTATCGCCTGTCCGGCGTGCGAGAAGCCGTTCGACGACTTGGTCGTCTGCGAGAACGACTACAACAGCCTCGAACTGAGCATGATGCTCGACCTCTGTGTGACCCAACACGACGGCGACGTGCTCCTGTTCACGCACAAACAAGAGGAGTAAGCGGTCGTGGCGGTCGGACGCGGGCCACCGTTTCAGCCTCCCGGTTACGAGTCCGTCACTCCGCGCCCGTCTCGCCAGTCGCGGCCGGTGGATTCTCGTCGGCCAAAAACAAGTGGTCGAACGGGAGCGACCGCCGGGTTATTCCTGCGGCGGGAGGCCGTTTTCGTCGATGACCTCGCCGTCGTCGTCGACGGTGACGATGCCGCGGTTGTTGACCGCGTAGGGGTCCAAGCCGACCTCTTGGAGGAACTGCTTGTAGAGTCGCTCGGCCGTCTCGGCGTCTTTCTGGCGGTCCGAGGCGCGGTCGCAGAGTTCGACGAGGTCTTCGGGTACGTCGTTTTCGTGGACGATCCAGTGGTTGATGAGGTCCGACAGCCGGCGGATTGGCGAGGTGAAGTGGCCGTAGATGTCGAAGTTGAGCGCGTAGTGGCCGCCGAAGGGGTCGTTCATGTACTTCGCGCGGGGCATGACCTTCAGCACGGCGCGCTGAATCTTGTTGAGCGTGCGGGAGTTCGCGCTCTCCAAGGCGTCGTTGACGGCCTTTCGGGGCTCGTCCCACGACGTAGACTGGATGCTCACGCCGTCGAGTTCGGTGATTTCGCGGAGCGCCTTGTCCCACTGGTCGGGAGTCGGCTGCGGGTGGACGCGGTACATCGCCTCGACGCCGCGGTTCCACATGAGTTCGTGCGTGACGGCCTTGTTCGCCTTCAGCATGCACTCCTCGATGATGGTGTGGGCGCGGTCGCGGCTCGGGTTGAGGACGAGCGAGCCGTCTTCCTTGCGCTGTTCGTGGAGTTGGTCCGCGAGGTCGAAGACCAGCGCGTTCTCCTCGTGGAGGGGGAGGTCGGGGTCTTCCAGCCGGTTTTCACACTGCGTGTAGGTGAGCCGTTCGTTGGAGTGGATGACGGACTTGTAGATGTCGATAGACTCGAACGAGAGCGTGTCCTTCTTGATTTCCA contains these protein-coding regions:
- a CDS encoding DUF7385 family protein, giving the protein MNDEELDELRSSLTPYESNGGVTTYQNTVSIACPACEKPFDDLVVCENDYNSLELSMMLDLCVTQHDGDVLLFTHKQEE
- a CDS encoding RNB domain-containing ribonuclease is translated as MSDDAQAYAGTAEGQGPVEIDAELARHLQNKREELFEEFEIRDAFPPEVLSEARARTDGVHEEIEDELEHRKDLRDLTTWTTDPVDAQDFDDALSIRENEETYTLWVHIADVTHYVHPGSEMWAEAVKRGNTVYLPAYTIHMLPPALAETVCSLVPEEDRLAHTVEMEIKKDTLSFESIDIYKSVIHSNERLTYTQCENRLEDPDLPLHEENALVFDLADQLHEQRKEDGSLVLNPSRDRAHTIIEECMLKANKAVTHELMWNRGVEAMYRVHPQPTPDQWDKALREITELDGVSIQSTSWDEPRKAVNDALESANSRTLNKIQRAVLKVMPRAKYMNDPFGGHYALNFDIYGHFTSPIRRLSDLINHWIVHENDVPEDLVELCDRASDRQKDAETAERLYKQFLQEVGLDPYAVNNRGIVTVDDDGEVIDENGLPPQE